A stretch of Bradyrhizobium diazoefficiens DNA encodes these proteins:
- the groES gene encoding co-chaperone GroES, whose protein sequence is MAKSKFRPLHDRVVVKRIDAEEKSRGGIIIPDTAKEKPSQGEVVAVGPGGRDEAGKLIPIDLKVGDRVLFGKWSGTEVKIDNEELLIMKESDIMGVMA, encoded by the coding sequence ATGGCTAAGTCCAAATTTCGTCCGCTGCATGACCGTGTCGTGGTCAAACGTATCGACGCCGAGGAAAAGTCCAGGGGCGGCATCATCATCCCCGACACCGCCAAGGAAAAGCCGTCCCAGGGCGAAGTCGTCGCCGTCGGCCCCGGCGGCCGCGACGAGGCGGGCAAGCTGATCCCGATCGACCTCAAGGTCGGCGACCGCGTGCTGTTCGGCAAGTGGTCGGGCACCGAGGTCAAGATCGACAACGAAGAGCTCCTGATCATGAAGGAGTCGGACATCATGGGCGTGATGGCCTAA
- a CDS encoding L,D-transpeptidase, giving the protein MFKKMSVALLGSACAFIVGADRASAFDNTVPNDPPAVLYQPRVSPAPVRVASNANMGGGFIEFLFGDGPGRGPAYAPQQPIYQQQPAYNDPRGMPPMGEPQMQGGYQQGAGLQQEAIDPRQRPFDPKFEKQLVDYSGKETAGTIVVDSSNKFLYLVEGNGRAMRYGIGVGREGFTWSGVKSITAKREWPDWTPPAEMIARRPDLPRHMEGGPENPLGARAMYLGSTLYRIHGSNEPWTIGTNVSSGCIRMRNEDVIDLYGRVNVGTKVVVM; this is encoded by the coding sequence ATGTTCAAGAAAATGTCTGTCGCGCTGCTCGGCAGCGCTTGCGCCTTCATCGTTGGCGCCGATCGCGCCAGCGCCTTCGACAATACCGTGCCGAACGATCCGCCCGCGGTGCTCTACCAGCCGCGGGTCTCCCCGGCGCCGGTGCGCGTCGCCTCCAATGCCAACATGGGCGGCGGCTTCATTGAGTTCCTGTTCGGCGATGGGCCCGGCCGCGGCCCGGCCTATGCTCCGCAGCAGCCGATCTATCAGCAGCAGCCCGCCTACAACGATCCGCGCGGCATGCCGCCGATGGGCGAGCCGCAGATGCAGGGTGGATATCAGCAAGGCGCAGGTCTCCAGCAGGAGGCGATCGATCCGCGGCAGCGTCCGTTCGATCCGAAATTCGAGAAGCAACTCGTTGACTATAGCGGCAAGGAAACTGCCGGCACGATCGTGGTCGATTCTTCGAACAAGTTCCTCTATCTGGTCGAGGGCAATGGCCGGGCGATGCGCTACGGCATCGGCGTCGGACGCGAGGGCTTCACCTGGTCCGGCGTGAAGTCGATCACCGCCAAGCGCGAATGGCCGGATTGGACGCCGCCGGCGGAGATGATTGCCCGTCGTCCCGATCTGCCCAGGCACATGGAGGGCGGCCCGGAAAACCCGCTCGGCGCGCGCGCGATGTATCTGGGCTCCACGCTTTACCGCATCCATGGCTCCAACGAGCCCTGGACCATCGGCACCAACGTCTCCTCCGGCTGCATCCGCATGCGCAACGAGGACGTCATCGATCTCTATGGCCGCGTCAATGTCGGCACCAAGGTCGTGGTGATGTGA
- a CDS encoding DUF2076 domain-containing protein, with protein sequence MTPQERQLVDELFDRLSKVENAPRDPDAIAAISDGLRKAPGAVYALVQTVLLQDEALKRAHTRIQELEAGHAPEQAQSGGFLDTMRDTLFGGGPSRGSVPNVPPREQRPVWNSGQAMQQTQPQPGYGQPAYGQGQGYGQGYGAPPVGGGGGSFLGTAAAAAAGMVGGSLLLSSIRGMMGGGSHQAFGDTTIIEERGGGTGGSPWGGDQSGGSLARDAGLDDIGSNRDSRQGFFDQASNDDQNDNDQNDDDNNGNMDTADDSDFGGGDDGGSDYA encoded by the coding sequence ATGACGCCGCAGGAACGCCAGCTCGTCGACGAGCTTTTCGATCGGCTTTCGAAAGTGGAAAATGCACCGCGCGATCCCGACGCGATCGCTGCGATCTCCGACGGCCTGCGCAAGGCCCCCGGCGCGGTCTATGCGCTAGTGCAGACCGTGCTGCTGCAGGACGAGGCGCTGAAGCGCGCCCATACCCGCATCCAGGAGCTGGAAGCCGGGCACGCGCCCGAACAGGCCCAGTCAGGCGGCTTCCTGGACACCATGCGCGACACGCTGTTCGGCGGAGGCCCCTCGCGCGGCTCGGTTCCGAACGTGCCGCCACGCGAGCAGCGGCCGGTCTGGAACAGCGGCCAGGCGATGCAACAGACGCAGCCCCAGCCGGGTTACGGCCAGCCGGCTTACGGGCAAGGCCAAGGTTATGGTCAAGGCTATGGCGCTCCGCCGGTCGGCGGTGGCGGCGGCTCGTTCCTGGGCACGGCGGCGGCCGCTGCAGCCGGTATGGTCGGCGGCTCGCTGCTGCTCTCCAGCATCCGCGGCATGATGGGCGGCGGATCGCATCAGGCTTTCGGCGACACCACCATCATCGAGGAGCGCGGCGGCGGCACAGGCGGCAGCCCTTGGGGCGGCGACCAGTCCGGCGGCTCGCTCGCCCGCGATGCCGGCCTCGACGACATCGGTTCGAACCGGGATTCCCGTCAGGGCTTCTTCGACCAGGCCTCGAACGACGACCAGAACGACAACGATCAAAATGACGACGACAACAACGGCAACATGGACACGGCCGACGACAGCGATTTCGGCGGCGGAGACGACGGCGGCAGCGATTACGCGTGA
- a CDS encoding helix-turn-helix domain-containing protein, whose product MRARLSLPTLSLSLVKTFPRIIRGYQLAHAAAVVVPMDHVTSTRINGQSIGNSIVILKGASDCLVYEPVGRLIGVVYFTPPACEPWPGLDGYHLLSPASDVLASLRGLISATLETAANDPDFLNEPASRAVVEQSLLSAIEGAVQTSVDSRSVHATTENYLRIVVDMERLIRHDLTIWLKTTEMAERAGVSARTLQSATQAICGMSPHRYSRVLRLWSVRRQLRTGPGRRSVKACAIAHGFWHLSEFAASYRAAFGELPSETLHRSMREVV is encoded by the coding sequence ATGCGCGCGCGGCTCAGTCTGCCGACCCTGAGCCTGTCGCTGGTGAAGACCTTCCCGCGGATCATTCGCGGGTATCAGTTGGCGCATGCCGCCGCCGTGGTGGTGCCGATGGATCATGTGACCTCGACCCGCATCAATGGGCAGTCAATCGGTAATTCCATAGTCATTCTGAAGGGCGCGTCCGATTGCCTGGTCTATGAGCCGGTCGGCCGTCTGATCGGTGTCGTCTACTTCACTCCGCCCGCGTGCGAGCCCTGGCCTGGACTGGATGGCTATCATCTGCTGAGCCCGGCATCGGACGTACTCGCCTCCCTGCGCGGCCTGATCTCCGCAACGCTTGAAACCGCCGCCAATGATCCGGACTTCCTGAACGAGCCGGCGTCGCGGGCGGTTGTCGAACAATCGCTGCTCAGCGCAATCGAAGGCGCCGTCCAGACCAGCGTGGATAGCAGGTCTGTGCACGCCACGACGGAGAACTATCTGCGGATCGTCGTCGACATGGAAAGATTGATCCGGCACGATCTGACGATCTGGCTCAAGACGACCGAAATGGCCGAGCGGGCGGGCGTCTCGGCTCGGACTCTCCAGAGCGCGACGCAGGCCATCTGCGGCATGAGCCCGCATCGCTATAGCCGGGTCTTGCGGCTCTGGTCGGTGCGCCGGCAGCTACGCACCGGCCCGGGACGGCGCAGCGTGAAGGCCTGCGCCATTGCGCATGGCTTCTGGCATTTGAGCGAGTTCGCGGCGAGTTACAGGGCGGCGTTCGGAGAGCTGCCATCCGAGACTCTGCATCGATCGATGCGCGAGGTTGTCTAA
- the hisG gene encoding ATP phosphoribosyltransferase, whose protein sequence is MSAPFVLAVPSKGRLQENAEAFFARAGLKLSKAGGARDYRGTIADLDNVEIAYLSASEIAAQLSRGYAHLGVTGEDLVRETIADADKRVSLIDGLGFGYADVVVAVPQAWIDVRTMADLDDVTTGFREQHHMRMRVATKFINLTRAFFQSHGITDYRIVESTGATEGAPAAGAAELIVDITTTGATLAANGLRVLDDGVILRSQANLVASKGADWSPQARETARIILDHIAARARANKYREVRTRFRQCDAALLDEAHERFGVEAPFGGPTSSGMLTLHCPPGQLYALASFLREHGAETVSAVSLDYVFDRENPLFAKLEAFLRQ, encoded by the coding sequence ATGAGCGCGCCATTCGTTCTGGCCGTTCCCTCCAAGGGCCGCCTTCAGGAAAACGCCGAAGCCTTCTTCGCCCGTGCCGGGCTCAAGCTGTCGAAGGCCGGCGGCGCGCGCGACTATCGCGGCACGATCGCGGACCTCGACAATGTCGAAATAGCCTATCTGTCGGCGAGCGAGATTGCGGCACAACTGTCCCGCGGCTACGCGCATCTGGGCGTCACCGGCGAAGATCTGGTGCGCGAGACCATCGCGGACGCCGACAAGCGGGTGTCCCTGATCGACGGGCTCGGCTTCGGCTATGCGGACGTCGTGGTCGCCGTGCCGCAAGCCTGGATCGACGTCCGCACCATGGCGGATCTGGACGACGTCACCACCGGCTTCCGCGAGCAGCATCACATGCGGATGCGGGTCGCGACCAAGTTCATCAACCTCACACGCGCATTCTTCCAGAGCCACGGCATCACCGACTACCGCATCGTCGAAAGCACCGGTGCGACCGAAGGTGCGCCAGCAGCCGGCGCCGCCGAGCTGATCGTCGATATCACCACGACCGGCGCGACGCTCGCGGCCAATGGCTTGCGGGTGCTCGACGACGGCGTGATCCTGCGCAGCCAGGCCAATCTGGTCGCCTCGAAAGGCGCTGACTGGTCGCCGCAGGCCCGCGAGACCGCGCGAATCATCCTCGACCACATCGCGGCACGGGCGCGCGCCAACAAATACCGCGAGGTCCGCACCCGCTTCCGGCAGTGCGACGCGGCCCTGCTCGACGAAGCTCACGAGCGGTTCGGCGTCGAGGCTCCGTTCGGCGGGCCGACCTCGTCGGGCATGCTCACGCTGCACTGCCCACCGGGGCAGCTCTATGCGCTGGCGAGCTTCCTGCGCGAGCATGGCGCCGAGACCGTCTCGGCGGTCTCGCTCGACTACGTGTTCGACCGGGAGAACCCGCTGTTCGCCAAGCTCGAAGCATTCCTGCGGCAGTGA
- the groL gene encoding chaperonin GroEL (60 kDa chaperone family; promotes refolding of misfolded polypeptides especially under stressful conditions; forms two stacked rings of heptamers to form a barrel-shaped 14mer; ends can be capped by GroES; misfolded proteins enter the barrel where they are refolded when GroES binds) codes for MAAKDVKFSGDARDRMLRGVDILANAVKVTLGPKGRNVVIEKSFGAPRITKDGVTVAKEIELEDKFENMGAQMVREVASKTNDTAGDGTTTATVLAQAIVREGAKAVAAGMNPMDLKRGIDTAVAAVIKDIEKRAKPVAASSEVAQVGTISSNGDTAIGKMIAQAMQKVGNEGVITVEENKSLDTEVDIVEGMKFDRGYLSPYFVTNPEKMTAELEDAYILLHEKKLSGLQAMLPVLEAVVQSGKPLVIIAEDVEGEALATLVVNRLRGGLKVAAVKAPGFGDRRKAMLEDLAILTGGQLISEDLGMKLENVTVKMLGRAGKVVIDKENTTIVKGAGKKPEIEARVGQIKAQIEETTSDYDREKLQERLAKLAGGVAVIRVGGATEIEVKEKKDRVEDALNATRAAVQEGIVPGGGVALLRAKKAVGRLTHANADVQAGINIVLKALEAPIRQISENAGVEGSIVVGKILENKSETFGFDAQNEDYVDMVEKGIIDPAKVVRTALQDAASIAGLLVTTEAMVAEAPKKEAAPGMPAGGMGGF; via the coding sequence ATGGCTGCCAAGGACGTCAAGTTTTCCGGAGACGCGCGCGATCGCATGCTGCGCGGCGTCGACATTCTCGCCAACGCCGTCAAGGTGACGCTCGGCCCGAAGGGCCGCAACGTCGTCATCGAGAAGTCGTTCGGCGCGCCCCGCATCACCAAGGACGGCGTCACCGTCGCCAAGGAGATCGAACTCGAGGACAAGTTCGAGAACATGGGCGCCCAGATGGTGCGCGAGGTCGCCTCCAAGACCAACGACACCGCCGGCGACGGCACCACTACCGCCACCGTGCTGGCCCAGGCCATCGTGCGCGAAGGCGCCAAGGCGGTTGCCGCCGGCATGAACCCGATGGACCTCAAGCGCGGCATTGACACCGCGGTCGCAGCGGTGATCAAGGACATCGAGAAGCGCGCCAAGCCGGTCGCCGCCTCCTCCGAGGTCGCCCAGGTCGGCACCATCTCGTCCAACGGCGACACCGCCATCGGCAAGATGATCGCACAGGCGATGCAGAAGGTCGGCAACGAGGGTGTCATCACCGTCGAGGAGAACAAGTCGCTCGACACCGAAGTCGACATCGTCGAGGGCATGAAGTTCGACCGCGGCTATCTCAGCCCCTATTTCGTCACCAACCCCGAGAAGATGACCGCCGAGCTCGAGGACGCCTACATCCTCCTGCACGAGAAGAAGCTCTCCGGCCTGCAGGCCATGCTGCCGGTGCTGGAAGCCGTGGTGCAGTCCGGCAAGCCGCTCGTCATCATCGCCGAAGATGTCGAGGGCGAGGCGCTGGCCACCCTGGTCGTCAACCGCCTCCGTGGCGGCCTGAAGGTTGCCGCCGTCAAGGCGCCGGGCTTCGGTGATCGCCGCAAGGCCATGCTGGAGGACCTCGCGATCCTCACCGGCGGCCAGCTCATCTCCGAAGACCTCGGCATGAAGCTCGAGAACGTCACCGTGAAGATGTTGGGCCGCGCCGGCAAGGTCGTGATCGACAAGGAGAACACCACGATCGTCAAGGGCGCCGGCAAGAAGCCGGAGATCGAGGCCCGCGTCGGCCAGATCAAGGCCCAGATCGAGGAGACCACCTCGGATTACGACCGTGAGAAGCTGCAGGAGCGCCTTGCCAAGCTCGCCGGCGGCGTCGCGGTGATCCGCGTCGGCGGCGCCACCGAGATCGAGGTCAAGGAGAAGAAGGACCGCGTCGAGGACGCGCTCAACGCCACCCGCGCGGCGGTGCAGGAAGGCATCGTCCCCGGCGGCGGCGTCGCGCTGCTGCGCGCCAAGAAGGCGGTCGGTCGTCTCACCCACGCCAATGCCGACGTGCAGGCCGGCATCAACATCGTGCTGAAGGCGCTGGAAGCTCCGATCCGCCAGATCTCGGAGAATGCCGGCGTCGAGGGCTCGATCGTGGTCGGCAAGATCCTCGAGAACAAGTCCGAGACCTTCGGTTTCGACGCCCAGAACGAGGACTATGTCGACATGGTCGAGAAGGGCATCATCGACCCCGCCAAGGTCGTGCGCACCGCACTCCAGGACGCCGCCTCGATCGCCGGCCTGCTGGTGACCACCGAGGCCATGGTCGCCGAGGCGCCGAAGAAGGAAGCCGCGCCCGGCATGCCGGCCGGCGGCATGGGCGGCTTCTAA
- a CDS encoding 16S rRNA (uracil(1498)-N(3))-methyltransferase produces the protein MPSHDFRGPRLFVDAPLVQDARVPLDRDQSNYLGNVLRLAAGAQVLAFNGRDGEWQAAIEGRKRPDNLVILQQARPQDRLPDLAYVFAPLKHARLDYTVQKAVEMGAAMLQPVQTRFTQASRVNTERMRANVIEAAEQCGILSLATVAEPAPLDRYLSQRAVDRLLVFCDEAAEVENPIQSLQQARAAGHGIDVLIGPEGGFAEEERALLLRQPKILRLALGPRVLRADTAAVAALALVQAVLGDWGSGSG, from the coding sequence ATGCCCTCCCACGATTTTCGCGGCCCCCGCCTGTTCGTCGATGCCCCCCTGGTCCAGGATGCCAGGGTTCCGCTCGACCGCGACCAGAGCAATTATCTCGGCAATGTGCTGCGGTTGGCCGCCGGGGCCCAGGTTTTGGCCTTCAACGGTCGCGACGGCGAATGGCAGGCGGCGATCGAAGGCCGCAAGCGCCCCGACAACCTCGTCATCCTCCAGCAGGCCCGCCCCCAGGATCGGCTACCCGACCTCGCTTATGTCTTCGCCCCGCTCAAGCATGCCCGGCTCGATTACACGGTGCAGAAGGCCGTGGAGATGGGCGCCGCCATGCTGCAACCGGTCCAGACTCGCTTCACCCAGGCCTCCCGCGTCAACACCGAGCGGATGCGCGCCAATGTGATCGAGGCGGCTGAGCAATGCGGGATCCTGAGCCTCGCCACTGTAGCCGAACCCGCACCGCTGGACCGCTATCTCAGCCAACGCGCCGTCGACCGCCTGCTGGTGTTCTGCGACGAGGCGGCCGAGGTCGAAAACCCGATTCAAAGCCTGCAACAGGCGCGCGCAGCCGGACACGGTATCGACGTGCTGATCGGCCCCGAGGGCGGCTTTGCCGAAGAAGAACGGGCTCTGCTGCTGCGTCAGCCCAAGATCCTGCGGCTGGCGCTCGGCCCGCGGGTCCTTCGCGCCGACACCGCCGCGGTGGCCGCGCTGGCGCTGGTGCAGGCGGTGCTGGGCGATTGGGGCAGCGGAAGCGGCTAG
- a CDS encoding META domain-containing protein — protein sequence MVSLKQMVCAAAALLATSAVAHAEEGFPFGTEMTLEAVPQPGSKRIPNIEIGDNGEVVLELWCKGGKGQFSVAGNTVIFVPAQIQDRSCPPAKALADDDLVAALSSVETWKRQGDVLTLIGPKPLRFRTNGN from the coding sequence ATGGTGTCGTTGAAGCAGATGGTCTGTGCCGCGGCTGCGTTGCTTGCGACGTCCGCGGTCGCGCATGCGGAAGAGGGCTTTCCCTTCGGCACCGAGATGACGCTGGAGGCTGTGCCGCAGCCCGGCTCGAAGCGGATCCCGAACATCGAGATCGGTGACAATGGCGAGGTCGTGCTCGAGCTCTGGTGCAAGGGCGGCAAGGGCCAGTTCTCGGTTGCCGGCAACACCGTGATCTTCGTCCCCGCCCAGATTCAGGACCGTTCCTGTCCGCCGGCAAAAGCCCTGGCCGATGACGATCTCGTTGCGGCGCTCAGCAGTGTCGAGACCTGGAAGCGCCAAGGCGACGTGCTCACGCTGATCGGCCCGAAGCCGCTGCGGTTCCGTACCAACGGGAATTAG
- a CDS encoding ChbG/HpnK family deacetylase — MSAAAAPRRIWLCADDYGISPGVNRAIRDLIERGRLNATSVMMVGPAIERGEIEALQASAKASPRCAIGLHVTLSAPFRPLTMHFRPLDGDMFMAFPKLLRAGLMRRLDSEFFRNEVRAQLAAFAEAFGRAPDFVDGHQHVQLFPQVRDGFVDAVCEAAPNAWVRQGGRDLPLAQRLASPKAMVLDILSAQFRRRAARAGLSFNPAFAGAYDFTRAADFGDLMRQFLEGLPEGGLVMCHPGFVDEVLTGLDPMTDVREREHAYLASDSFEQRLTASNVTLG, encoded by the coding sequence ATGAGTGCGGCGGCAGCGCCGCGCCGGATCTGGCTTTGCGCCGACGATTACGGCATCAGCCCGGGCGTCAACCGCGCCATCCGCGACCTGATCGAACGCGGCCGTCTCAACGCGACGTCGGTGATGATGGTGGGCCCTGCGATCGAGCGCGGCGAGATCGAGGCGCTTCAGGCCTCGGCGAAAGCGAGCCCGCGCTGCGCGATCGGATTGCATGTGACGCTGTCGGCGCCGTTCCGCCCCCTCACCATGCATTTCCGTCCGCTCGACGGCGACATGTTCATGGCCTTTCCGAAGCTGCTGCGCGCCGGATTGATGCGGCGCCTCGACAGCGAGTTCTTTCGCAATGAGGTAAGAGCGCAGTTGGCGGCCTTCGCGGAAGCCTTCGGCCGCGCGCCCGACTTCGTCGACGGCCATCAGCATGTGCAGCTGTTTCCGCAAGTGCGCGACGGCTTTGTCGATGCCGTCTGCGAAGCGGCGCCAAACGCATGGGTGCGGCAGGGCGGACGCGATCTGCCGCTGGCGCAGCGGCTCGCTTCACCCAAAGCGATGGTGCTCGATATCCTCAGCGCGCAATTCCGCCGCCGCGCCGCGCGCGCCGGTCTCTCGTTCAACCCGGCTTTTGCCGGCGCCTATGATTTCACGCGCGCGGCCGATTTCGGCGATCTGATGCGGCAGTTCCTGGAGGGCCTTCCCGAGGGTGGCCTCGTGATGTGCCATCCCGGCTTCGTCGACGAGGTCCTCACCGGCCTCGACCCTATGACGGACGTCAGGGAACGCGAGCACGCGTATCTTGCGAGCGACTCCTTTGAGCAGCGGCTCACAGCCAGCAATGTGACATTGGGGTGA
- a CDS encoding ATP phosphoribosyltransferase regulatory subunit, with protein sequence MTATASSHAAGSAAWADTLLLSFAQAGYVRAEPAILQPAEPFLDLSGEDIRKSLYLTTDLSGEELCLRPDLTIPVARDYLASSRAGQPAGFSYLGPVFRYRSGQASEFLQAGIESFGRQDPAAADAETLALALEATAAFGVSDVEIRTGDVALFNALLDALDLYPVWRRRLVKDFNRKISLDQDLEGLARTTATTRSEYEGVLAALAGSDRKAALAFVTDLMSIAGTTNVGGRTTAEIADRFLEQSTLKGGALPREAITVLKRFLSISGNPDDAIAALRALTADAKLDLAGAIDQFESRVGFMAARGIDVKKTRFSTAFGRGLDYYTGFEFELHHRGNGAEPLVAGGRYDGLMTQLGSPAPIPAVGFSVWVDALTRIGRKVGA encoded by the coding sequence ATGACCGCGACTGCCTCCTCACATGCTGCCGGCTCCGCCGCCTGGGCGGATACGCTGCTGTTGTCGTTTGCGCAGGCCGGCTACGTCAGGGCCGAGCCCGCCATCCTGCAACCGGCCGAGCCGTTCCTCGACCTGTCCGGCGAGGACATCCGCAAAAGCCTCTATTTGACGACGGACCTCTCTGGCGAAGAACTCTGTTTGCGCCCCGATCTGACGATCCCCGTGGCGCGCGACTATCTCGCCTCCAGCCGCGCCGGCCAGCCAGCCGGCTTCAGCTATCTGGGTCCCGTGTTCCGCTACCGCAGCGGACAGGCCAGTGAATTCCTCCAGGCCGGAATCGAGTCGTTCGGCCGCCAGGACCCCGCCGCCGCGGATGCCGAGACGCTGGCGCTGGCGCTGGAGGCGACCGCCGCCTTCGGCGTGAGCGACGTCGAGATCCGCACCGGCGACGTGGCGTTGTTCAACGCTCTGCTGGACGCGCTCGACCTTTATCCGGTCTGGCGCCGCCGCCTGGTCAAGGACTTCAACCGCAAGATCAGCCTCGATCAGGATCTGGAGGGGCTGGCGCGCACGACTGCCACCACCCGCAGCGAATATGAGGGCGTGCTCGCCGCGCTCGCCGGCTCCGACCGCAAGGCGGCGCTGGCCTTCGTCACCGATCTGATGTCGATCGCCGGCACGACCAATGTCGGCGGCCGTACCACCGCCGAGATTGCCGACCGTTTCCTCGAGCAGTCGACGCTGAAGGGCGGCGCGCTGCCGCGTGAGGCGATCACCGTGCTGAAGCGTTTCCTGTCGATATCGGGCAATCCGGATGATGCCATTGCTGCGCTGCGCGCGCTCACCGCTGACGCAAAGCTCGACCTTGCCGGCGCAATCGACCAGTTCGAGAGCAGGGTTGGCTTCATGGCCGCGCGCGGCATCGACGTGAAGAAGACCCGCTTCTCGACCGCGTTCGGGCGTGGCCTCGATTACTACACCGGCTTCGAATTCGAGCTGCATCACCGGGGCAACGGCGCCGAGCCGCTGGTTGCCGGCGGCCGCTATGATGGACTGATGACCCAGCTCGGATCTCCGGCCCCGATCCCGGCGGTCGGCTTCTCCGTCTGGGTGGACGCGCTGACCAGGATCGGCCGCAAGGTGGGAGCTTAA
- a CDS encoding glycosyltransferase family 2 protein, translated as MTLGSDVSGLTTTAASAAAKGLSIVVPVYNEAAGLASLHQRVCDLAKTLRQRYRLACEVVYVDDGSADATLSIARSLPADTIDLQVVSLSRNFGKEAALMAGLDHARLGAVMFMDGDGQHPPALIEQLVRHWIEDGYDVVYTAKAHRDNEPFLRRLAVHGFYALINWGARQKIPEDAGDFRLLSPRAVAALRQLPERNRFFKGLASWIGFRQIRVDYEPAPRTHGVTTFSAARLLGLSIEGVTSFSVAPLRFASLLGVLLAGGAFLFGLSILWEVFTTGKQVPGYPSLVIGLMTIGGVQLIMIGIVGEYIGKILSELKARPIYFVAEHSEKHFEADKAQDASSKDASNRTAAE; from the coding sequence ATGACGCTGGGCTCTGACGTTTCCGGCCTGACAACCACCGCGGCCAGCGCCGCGGCGAAGGGACTGTCGATCGTCGTCCCCGTCTATAACGAGGCGGCGGGGCTCGCCTCCCTGCACCAGCGCGTCTGCGATCTCGCAAAGACCCTGCGGCAACGCTATCGCCTCGCCTGCGAAGTCGTCTATGTCGATGACGGCAGTGCGGATGCGACGCTGTCGATCGCCCGCAGCCTGCCGGCCGATACGATCGACCTCCAGGTGGTCTCGCTGTCGCGCAATTTCGGCAAGGAGGCCGCGCTGATGGCCGGCCTCGACCACGCCCGGCTCGGCGCGGTGATGTTCATGGACGGCGACGGCCAGCATCCGCCGGCGCTGATCGAGCAACTGGTTCGGCACTGGATCGAGGACGGCTATGACGTCGTCTATACCGCCAAGGCGCATCGCGACAACGAGCCTTTCCTCCGGCGGCTCGCCGTGCACGGCTTCTACGCTCTGATCAATTGGGGTGCACGCCAGAAGATTCCGGAGGATGCCGGTGACTTCCGCCTGCTGTCGCCGCGCGCGGTCGCAGCCCTGCGGCAGCTGCCGGAGCGCAACCGCTTCTTCAAGGGCCTGGCGAGCTGGATCGGCTTTCGCCAGATCCGCGTCGACTACGAGCCCGCGCCGCGCACCCATGGCGTGACGACCTTCAGCGCGGCGCGGCTGCTTGGTCTTTCGATCGAAGGGGTGACCTCGTTCTCGGTGGCGCCGTTGCGCTTCGCCAGCCTGCTCGGCGTGTTGCTCGCCGGCGGCGCCTTCCTGTTCGGCCTCTCGATCCTGTGGGAGGTCTTCACCACCGGCAAGCAGGTGCCCGGCTATCCCTCGCTCGTGATCGGCCTGATGACGATCGGCGGCGTGCAGCTCATCATGATCGGCATCGTCGGCGAATATATCGGCAAGATCCTCTCCGAGCTGAAAGCGCGCCCGATCTACTTCGTCGCCGAGCACAGCGAAAAGCATTTTGAAGCCGACAAGGCCCAAGACGCTTCAAGCAAGGACGCATCGAACAGGACCGCGGCCGAATGA
- a CDS encoding protein phosphatase CheZ, with translation MAIHRKRFRVEEAIVGEMPSPEMIEEAAPMHNEIMAELRAIRTQMARSSHAVLPASDAVVAQEVADTRALLDTYRAQIEQCEKLKVELDLIHDAIDRTKREIATLHGKSFDGGEMAKVNGELGAVVGGTEQATQQILEAAESIDQAASAMSKVQSVDQQKRLADDIQERVISIFEACNFQDLTGQRISKVMTTMKFIEQHINTMMDIWGGVDAIKSHVPPPADTRSEDEKLLNGPKLAGDVGHASQDDIDALFD, from the coding sequence ATGGCTATTCACCGCAAACGTTTTCGTGTCGAGGAGGCTATTGTCGGCGAGATGCCCAGCCCCGAAATGATCGAGGAGGCTGCGCCGATGCACAACGAAATCATGGCCGAGCTGCGCGCGATCCGCACGCAAATGGCACGAAGCAGCCACGCCGTGCTGCCGGCGAGCGACGCCGTCGTGGCGCAGGAAGTTGCGGATACGCGCGCGCTGCTGGACACCTACCGCGCCCAGATCGAGCAGTGCGAGAAGCTGAAGGTCGAGCTCGACCTCATCCATGACGCCATCGATCGCACCAAGCGCGAGATCGCGACGCTGCACGGCAAGAGCTTCGACGGCGGCGAAATGGCCAAGGTCAATGGCGAACTCGGCGCAGTGGTCGGCGGCACCGAACAGGCGACCCAGCAGATCCTCGAAGCGGCCGAGTCGATCGACCAGGCAGCCAGCGCGATGTCCAAGGTCCAATCGGTCGACCAGCAGAAGCGGCTCGCCGACGACATCCAGGAACGCGTCATCTCGATCTTCGAAGCCTGCAACTTCCAGGACCTGACCGGCCAGCGCATCAGCAAGGTCATGACCACGATGAAGTTCATCGAGCAGCACATCAACACGATGATGGACATCTGGGGCGGCGTCGACGCGATCAAGTCCCACGTGCCGCCGCCGGCCGACACCCGCAGCGAGGACGAAAAGCTGCTCAACGGCCCGAAGCTCGCCGGCGACGTCGGCCACGCCTCGCAGGACGACATCGACGCGCTGTTCGACTGA